The genomic DNA tgttgaaatggtgtcagaatgcacagaatttaatgtttttaagggctgagtctctgtggctgttgtggttatttctgtggggaaccctgaaaagtgccaaactctcggtgctgtataggtatggggcatgcccccgccaaggcgtaacttggcaagATGGCAtccctgccatcccaattattggttttaattattctatcattgttcccacctgttatcccctccttttctggtttgattgttctttgagttcacctgtgttttgtcacccttgtctatttaagttctttgtttcctgactcgggtgctggttccttgtgtttctgcttgcgttcctgcctgtgttcctgcttgtgtgtgttccgcCTGCCCgtattctgtcctgcctgtgttccaCCCTGCCCATGTtccgttctgtttttttcagttcttaagAATCTTATTGTGTTCGTGGTTTTGCCCCTCATGGCTTtttgttaagtaaagtctttgaagtttgaattttccttttggagtctctcatgtttttttactctgcgcctgggtccaacCCCCCGAATCCCTGacaaaaccaaatactttcacaaatagtaattaaaaaatacattcctttaaataaatgctttcctGGGaaatcaaatactttttcaaatagtatttagacccttttagaaatgtattaaaatacaaatatttaaaatatcccagagttctttgtaCAATACTCCTTCGGgctaggggttgaatttgggCAAGGGTAGCCTATGTCggcaattttaaacaacccatgcgCTGCCTCTAACAGtcagtagcctaaatgcccaTACATGTCATGGCAAACTCAGACTTCTTGATAAGCTACTTGACAGTTTGTTTGTTCCGATGAAATCTTTTTTAAGTTAGTggcttttactgtatttcctgtGTATTTTCTGTGGTCAGAGCGTTCGACAGCCATGCAAACAGTTCCTTCTTTTACATTCTGTAAGGTTagacacagataaaataaaattcatccATACATACTCACtaccaattaacaatggaaatcgGTACAGTTGGACTGGGGCCGTCAGCAGTCACCTGACCCATTCTAGtcaaaatactgtcctctaaATTGGACACATCGTCTGGTTTCTAGGTTTTCGTTTTTAaggcgaaaacaaaaaccagcagaccctggacCTCTGGGGATCAGGACCAGGCCACTCCTGAAAAATGGTGCGATTTGTCATTTTGTTAGTGTCTGGTATTTTTATTGCAGCTGAGGACGGATTCCATGGCGGACGTGCTGAGGAGCCTGAACCTCCTGGAGGTGCTGAAGGAGTCCATGGAGAAGAAGGGGCTCTCCGAGGTGAAGGAGGCGGTGGAAGACCTCCTCATCAGCAGGGTGAACATCGCTGTGGTGGGGGAGAGCAGCCCGAAGAAAACCGCCCTCCTCAACTCCCTACGCGGCCTGGGGCCCGGGGACGGTGGAGCGGCCCagttcccctcccccagcccccaagaGGAGCTGACAGTTTacccaaaccccaaacacccCGACTTCCAACTGTGGGACCTGCCCGTGGTCCCTGATAGCTCACCCTTTGACCCAGAGGAGTACAAGAAAGTCAAGTTCCTGTGCTACAACGCCGTCATCATGACGTCCTCTCGGATGCGGTTTTGCAGCAACAGCGCCCTCGTGTGGCGGGAGGCCAGATCGCTCCAGAGGGAGGCTGTGTACTTCGCCTTGCTGGCCTCTGAGCGCGACTCGCGGGAGTCCATGGAGCCTAGGCGGAAAGCCAGCCAGGAGGGGTTGGGGTCGGAGGGCCTGGCTTCCTCGAGGGTCTTCCTGGTACGTGGCACCGCCTTGGAGACCCTGGACTTCCCCGAACTCCTGGAGGAAATGTGGCGGGACGTCCCGGAGGTCAAGGCCGCCGCCCTCCTCCTGGCCCTTCCGGCCCTGTCCGTCGCCGTGGTGACCAGAAAGCGGGACGCCCTCAAGACGCTGGTGTGGGCGGCGGCCTCGCTCTCGGGCGGCGTTTCGGCCATCCCCGTGCCCCTGGTGTCCTCCGCGGTGGACGCCGGCGCGGGGGTGAGGATCCCGAGCAAGGCGTGTGACTCGCTGGAGGGGCTGGCCCGCCGacgggggcgggacggggcgcgGCTCAAGGCCCTGCGCgcctgccccctctcccaggAGGTCACCAAGGGCGACGTGAAGAAGCTGCTGGCGGCCGCAGAGAAGCAGAAGCCCACTGGTGCCCGCGTGGTGGAGATGGCGCTGCCCGTGACCGCCAAGTCCGCCAGCCGCTCCTTCACCACCATGTTCCTGGCGCTCAATGGCGCCGATGCGGAAAGGGTGGTGGCGGCTGCAGTCGGGGGGGCAGATTGAGGAACTGAATTCTTCGCGACcaatttaagagaaaaaaaaaaaaaacggagatggcctaattattttctgtactgtacatgttgcATTACgcatttgcattaatttgatatttttgtttattacttTTTCATGTATTTCTTGCACCGTGAACATTACTTCAGACATAAGaaagctctttttaaaaa from Anguilla rostrata isolate EN2019 unplaced genomic scaffold, ASM1855537v3 scaf1150, whole genome shotgun sequence includes the following:
- the LOC135247213 gene encoding interferon-inducible GTPase 5-like, with translation MADVLRSLNLLEVLKESMEKKGLSEVKEAVEDLLISRVNIAVVGESSPKKTALLNSLRGLGPGDGGAAQFPSPSPQEELTVYPNPKHPDFQLWDLPVVPDSSPFDPEEYKKVKFLCYNAVIMTSSRMRFCSNSALVWREARSLQREAVYFALLASERDSRESMEPRRKASQEGLGSEGLASSRVFLVRGTALETLDFPELLEEMWRDVPEVKAAALLLALPALSVAVVTRKRDALKTLVWAAASLSGGVSAIPVPLVSSAVDAGAGVRIPSKACDSLEGLARRRGRDGARLKALRACPLSQEVTKGDVKKLLAAAEKQKPTGARVVEMALPVTAKSASRSFTTMFLALNGADAERVVAAAVGGAD